The genomic segment CTcctctcgccgtcgctcagGCGCGCTGCACGTGCTCATGGGAGCCGATCacctcatcgcgctcgccgtcgtcgcctcgccgggcgcgccggagcgcaagccccgccgcgacgtggaatcccgcggcggcgatcaccgcgacggcgacgacgacgacgacgaaaatCGCGACGCGGAACGCGACCGCCCCGGgatgcgtcgcgcgctccgcgccgggATGCTCGGCGTGCAGTGGGGGATCGGCCACgccctcggcctcgcgctcgtctgcgccgtcttcttcgccacgcgtcggcgcatGAACCTCGACGACTTCGGCGACTACGCGGACAaggcggtgggcgcgtcCATGATCGCCCTCGGGCTAATCTCGCTCTGGCATCTTCGAAggtggcgaacgcgacgcgagcgggagaGGGCGCacatcgtcgacgagcgcgtcgcgggtgcgGGCGATCCGGAGGTTCACGACGacgtggcgtcggcgtcggcgtcacagctggcggcgtcACAGCTGGCGTCGTCCCGTCACGCCAGTCCCGCtcacgtcgcgctcgtgctggaGGCGGGATCcgaggagcacgccgccgcgcacgacatGCGACTGCCCCACATCCACGTCCCCAGGggatcgtccccgtcgtccccgtcgtcgtcgcccgcgaaacccgcgtcgtcgcagcgggcggcggcggagagggtcACCTCGCCGGGCGGAGCCGCTCGCTTTGGCGAACAAAAaatcgacgacgagtcgaAGGCGGAAGTCGAATCGTCAACCGATGACAAGTCCAGACGAGGGTGGTCGATGTCCATCGGCCtcgtgcacggcgtcgcgggaccGAGCGGGATCCTCGCGGTGCTGCCCGCGGTGGTGCTGGCGGACGCCGGTAAATCCGCCGCGTACCTGGTGGCTTTTTTCGTGgcatccgcgacggcgatgggcgccttcgccgccatctTCGGATACGTCACCGACCTCGCCGTGCGACGGcagatggacgacgacgcgcggcacGATGGGTGCGAAGACGTCGGGGCGGTCGTttcgcgcgacggacggcgggtgacgcgcgcgacggacgcggcgacgcgggtggcgaTGGGTCTCAACCTGGGCGCCGGCGTAttggcggtggcggtcggGACGCTTTGGTTGGCGCTGTCGGGGCTCGGTCTGCTGGGCAGCCTGTGAGGGTGCGGTAGGGACGGACGGGGGCCGCGGGGGTCCCACGCGAGTTTGGGGTGCCGAGATGACGATTTTCTGACCGCGCACCAAAACTGCGCGGCGCTCCCACCAGATGGGTCTCGTAGCACCAAACGTTCAAAGTCAACTTTtaccaccaccgccgcgacgtcgttgGTTTTCTTGGACTGCGCGAGTACACTTTCCTCGGCCGATCGCGCGTGAAGGGCCGTCCTGCGCCTTTCGTTttccgaggacgagggcgagtcCTAGGACGCGGCGAAAGGCGTTCCCGAGTGTCTCGACCGAGACGCGCTACGTATCGGCGccttccccgcgcgcctcgcacacgctcctcgcgcgcgcgccgcttcgggacgacgccgatagcgctcgcggtcgtcaCATGCCGCATCTTCCCGTCATCTTCCCGcggtcgttcgtcgcgcctcgccccgcgcgcgcggtgcgaacGCGGTTCAAGGGAGGCGTCactcgccgcgacccgcgggcgacgccgagcccaGCCTCCGCTACCTTTCGCAACGGCGCCTACCGCAAcgggggctcgggcgcgaacgGGAAGAatcgcgaggacggcgccgcggaggtggccgcgccgtcgcccgcgtcccatcgctccccgtcgtcctccgcgtcgtcccccgcggcgcggcgtcgcgaggcgcCGCTCGGGGCTGGCGAGGCCGAGACCCCTTTCGCCAACCCCGAGACTGTACCCCTGTTCGACACGTACGACGGCGCCGAatacgtcctcgacgacgctctcctgatgccgccgccccaccACCCCCGCGACTCCCTGACGACGGTACCCAGCGACGGTACCCGTACCCCCAAATACAGGTTCGACAGGGGCAAGGGCGTCAGCCGATGGCCCGCGTTCCTCTCCACGTCCTGGGAGTTTGACGAGGACTTGGCGATGGCGCGTGGCGCGATGGCCCcgctgctcgccgcgccgtggcgCCTGATGCTCCTGAGCGACGGCAGCGTGACCAGACACCTGCAGCTCCTCACCGACGCCAAGGtggtcgtcgacgtcctgtCCCACGACGCGGTGCGACTCGAGGACGTGGCGAGGGACCCGACCGTTCCAcccgacgtcgcgaagatcctcgccgcggacatccCCTTTCCGGAACGCTCCGGCGAAGACCCAGACTTTTCCGGAACGACCGGTTCGATCGATGAATCAAATCCAATCGACGAATCGAGCTCGATGGAACCGAAAggtacgacgacgatcgaTTCGTGCACCCACCTGCTGCACAGGGAGGTTGACCTGtgcgacggccgcgacgggacgcCCCTGGTGTACGCCAGCTCGTGGTGGACGCCCGAGGCTGCGGAACGGTTCGGCATCCTGCGCCCCGACggagccgcgacggagcgcgccgtGTGGATGCACCTCTCGGAGCGACGCACCGAGCTGTTCCGGGAGGTGAGACGGCTGTACCGCGGCGCAtcgccggcgctcgaggaggcgtggGGCGAGGTCGGCCCGTACTGGGGCCGGCACTACGTGTTCTGGGCGGGCGAGGTTCCGTTGTGCGTCATCTACGAGGTCTTCAGCCCGAGGCTGGGCGGGTTCCTCGGCGGGTGCgaggcggacggcgaggtcgtcgcgaagggaaggcgcgacgagcggcggtcgCCCGGGAGAACGAAAGAGGAGGCGGCGTGACGATCGCCCCGAGGGAGGTCCGTTTGTTTTTTGTTCCTGGCGTGTTCCTTTTGTTTCGTCGTCACTCGTTCAACCTAACGttaccctcgcgcgcgagtcgacggatcgaacgcggcgaacagACTCACCAGTCCCCTGAGCGCCACCACCACGGCCAGCAAAACCCCGCAcacccccgcgagcgcgagatccgggtgcgccgcgacgctcccgAGGTGTCGAGCCCACCGTTCGCCCCCGAGGTTCGCGATGACATCCGTCCAGTTCTCGTCGATCCACGCGTGCGCTCGCAACTTCCACAGCGCGAGCTTGACCGGCACCCACGCCTTTGGATCCGCGCTCAACACCATGTCGTAGTACCGCTTCGCCAGGTGCAGGTCCTTGGGTAAACCCAGCCCGTGCTCGTGCATGGTGCCGAGGTTGAACATCGCCTGAGCGCTCCGCTTCTGCGACGCCTGCAGGTACACGGCGGCGGATTTGTTCCGgtccgcctcgccgacgccgacgccgtagtagtacgcgtcgccgatgcgAAGCAAACTGCGAACGTTGCCTTGGTCCGCCGCGAGTCTGTGGTAGTGGATCGCGCGCCGTTCCCGTTCTTCGCCGTCCCACCAGTCCCGAGACCAGTCGGGGTCCCACCGTTCTTTCGCCCCTTCCAGCACGTACGCCGCGTTGCTCTGCGCCACCTCCAcgcccgtctccgccgctTTCATGTACTTGACGAGCGCCTTTTGGTACGCGCGGGTTCTGTACGCGCCGTGCGCAGACTCGAGACGTCGGTTCCAGGGCCCACGCTCCGCTAAACCCTTCAGAAGCACCACGGCgttcgcgcacgacgccggtaaaccgacgccggcgagttGCATCATCGCCAGGTTGTACAGAGCGACGGCGTGACCTtggtgcgcggcgaggttgaaGTTGTAAAACGCCTTGGTGTaatcgcggcgcacgccgacACCCTTGGCGTGCATCGCGCCGACGTGAAactgcgcctcggcgctgccctgctccgccgccttggtgAAGTAGTTCAGCGCCTTCTTCTCGTTTCTTTCCACTCCAAACCCCGCCAGGTGCATGTACCCGAGGCCAAACTGAGCGTTGGCGTTACccttctccgcggccgccttgaACAGCccgatcgccgtcgcgttgtTCGCCCGCACCCCCAACCCGTTGGCGAACAGGTGCCCCAGCTGCGacatggcgtccgcgtctcccgccgccgccgcctgggtAAAGTACCTGTACGCTCGTCGCCTGTCTCGTCGAAGGCCCTttgcgccggcggcgaagattCGTCCgatggccgtcgccgcgtcagCGTTTCCCATGTCCGCGCTGTACTGGTAGTACTGCACCACGTCGCGCTcccgcgcggtgccgccgtcgccgccctcggtgTCCGGCGTCAGCCGCGTCTTCTCGACGGTTGGCGTGGGTCCGGCGGCCGGATCTCGGACGATTTCAAtcagcctcgacgccggagccTCGTAATAcaacgccgccgtggcgcacGATTTGGGCACGCCGAGGCCGTGCAGGTGCCTGTACCCCATGGCCATCTGACCCCGCGggtcgccgcccatcgccgcaAAGTACTGGTGCGTCACGGCCAACGCCGGGTTTTCGGCAGCTCCGGCCCATCCGGTGGCGTGCGCGAAtccgagctcctcgtgcgCGCCCGGGTCTCCGAGTTtagcggcgcggcggaagaggtccagcgcgacggcgtcgtcgacgtcgacgccctcgcccgattgatgcgcgcggccgagcgccgtgagcgcggcgcggtggttcgggtccagctcgagcgcctcgcggaggaaggtcgcggcgcgcctctgcgcgcgagccgagtCCGGGcgatcgtcgaggaggcgcgtcgcggcgcggaagaggcgctcggcgggcgggagggagggatcgtcgtccgtcccggGGTCGTCACcatccgcgtccgcctcgaggatcgtcgtcgaggcgtcgGAATCCGCCAcgcccgacgcgggcgctgacgcgtcatcgccggGAGGGGGGAGCAGCCCCTTCTCCTGAAGCGTCCTCTCCGCGGAACGGAACGGggaggcgaacgcgccgcgcatcGCGAGGGTTCGCGGGACCGAGGCGGCCAACACGACGATGCCGAGAAGCATCGCGCGAAGGCGGGCGcacccgcggggcgcgcgtccccgggggacccgcaccgcgcgcgtcatcggTCGCGCCCCTCCGGAAAATGAAGGAAACAGCGTTCGACGTGTGTGCTGTTTGAGAGATCCTCCTCGGGACTTTCGCGGTTGTTACTTCGGCCGCTCGTCTTGCCAGCCACCAGTGAGACTCGCGACCGAACAAAATGCGAAATGCGCAATCATCCTAAAAGATCACATTCACCACTTACTTTTCAGGTATGCGTCCGTTACTATTTACCGTTAACCGCATCACGTTCCCGGTTCccgatcgcggcgcagcACCGTCTCCAGGTCCCCTCGCAACTCCccccaccgcgacgccgcgagctccgccccGAGCACCTGAACCATCGCGGTTCCCACCGCGCACCCGCACGCGCAGCACGCCTGCAAACTCCCGCCCCTCAGGTACGCCCAGAggaacgccgcggtgaaggaatcgcccgcgccggtggtgtCGACGACGTTACACCGAACGCCGGGGGAGACGCCTCTCGATCCATCTCTGTCGACGCTGacgcaccctcgcgcgccgagcgacaCCGTCGCCACGCGAACGTACCGCAGCATCCACTCCATCGCACgaccggcgtcctcgcgggcgaaggcgtcgggcgcgcgcgtctcgccgatCAActccgcggcttcgtcctCGTTGCAGAAGAGGAGGTCCACCAGGCCCTCGTTTAAGAGTTCCACCAGCTGGGAGCGGCAGTTGCGGACAACCTCGAAGGACGCGAGGTCGAGGgagacgagcgcgccccttcgcttggcggcggtcatcgccgcgcgcgccaggtCGGGACGGTACAGCGTGTAACCTTCCACGTGCAGCAGCGACGCCCGATCGCGCGTGTGCCCTGGAACGGCGTCATCATCCGAACGTG from the Micromonas commoda chromosome 15, complete sequence genome contains:
- a CDS encoding predicted protein, coding for MAGDISLTNTDTAGVVIFGLIMGALHVLMGADHLIALAVVASPGAPERKPRRDVESRGGDHRDGDDDDDENRDAERDRPGMRRALRAGMLGVQWGIGHALGLALVCAVFFATRRRMNLDDFGDYADKAVGASMIALGLISLWHLRRWRTRRERERAHIVDERVAGAGDPEVHDDVASASASQLAASQLASSRHASPAHVALVLEAGSEEHAAAHDMRLPHIHVPRGSSPSSPSSSPAKPASSQRAAAERVTSPGGAARFGEQKIDDESKAEVESSTDDKSRRGWSMSIGLVHGVAGPSGILAVLPAVVLADAGKSAAYLVAFFVASATAMGAFAAIFGYVTDLAVRRQMDDDARHDGCEDVGAVVSRDGRRVTRATDAATRVAMGLNLGAGVLAVAVGTLWLALSGLGLLGSL
- a CDS encoding predicted protein translates to LAMARGAMAPLLAAPWRLMLLSDGSVTRHLQLLTDAKVVVDVLSMEPKGTTTIDSCTHLLHREVDLCDGRDGTPLVYASSWWTPEAAERFGILRPDGAATERAVWMHLSERRTELFREVRRLYRGASPALEEAWGEVGPYWGRHYVFWAGEVPLCVIYEVFSPRLGGFLG
- a CDS encoding predicted protein; this encodes ALDLFRRAAKLGDPGAHEELGFAHATGWAGAAENPALAVTHQYFAAMGGDPRGQMAMGYRHLHGLGVPKSCATAALYYEAPASRLIEIVRDPAAGPTPTVEKTRLTPDTEGGDGGTARERDVVQYYQYSADMGNADAATAIGRIFAAGAKGLRRDRRRAYRYFTQAAAAGDADAMSQLGHLFANGLGVRANNATAIGLFKAAAEKGNANAQFGLGYMHLAGFGVERNEKKALNYFTKAAEQGSAEAQFHVGAMHAKGVGVRRDYTKAFYNFNLAAHQGHAVALYNLAMMQLAGVGLPASCANAVVLLKGLAERGPWNRRLESAHGAYRTRAYQKALVKYMKAAETGVEVAQSNAAYVLEGAKERWDPDWSRDWWDGEERERRAIHYHRLAADQGNVRSLLRIGDAYYYGVGVGEADRNKSAAVYLQASQKRSAQAMFNLGTMHEHGLGLPKDLHLAKRYYDMVLSADPKAWVPVKLALWKL